Proteins from one Malania oleifera isolate guangnan ecotype guangnan chromosome 4, ASM2987363v1, whole genome shotgun sequence genomic window:
- the LOC131153334 gene encoding uncharacterized protein LOC131153334 — MSRDRGNENLPSEDIGWHFGTAVDGNRHVIMCKLCGKIIKGGITRLKQHLAHKKGQVAGCSNVTTQVREQMMKHLQQYAEKKRDKQKRQEEAEAQIRGDFENFSDEEDLEEESMRFARQESMRSQQQWEERQRFRARTTGRGNIYEEGGGSGSGATSGFNRAGARSYSGREAGGSGRQWINPDAPEARLKAMDPILERSKSAKQPKLNTKLLKGLRSKLGKAVGKFLIYNRIPANVADSPFMQPMLDIAAEVGKGVKGPSPYEISEIYLEQEYQEMKNYIASFAGIWKERGVTLMCDGWSGPTRKHIINFLVYCDRGTVFHKSVDASDVPSRTAEYYFRLMDEVVEEIGEENVVQVVTDNEAAMKAGGKLLMQKRPNLYWTACAAHCIDLILEDIGKKSNVKKVLEDARTITSFIYNHTWTVNFMKKFTNNRELLRPAITRFATNFIALETIVRHKQALREMFTSDAWKNSRFGMAKSGPAYDSKKIILGKEFWQKASDIIKVQEPLVKVLKLVDGDEKPTMGFIYEAIDRAKLAIQKDCRFYKDYWKIIDNRWSFQLHQDLHAAGYFLNPQFLYGAPPSPEVAREVMDGVKKVITKLVPDIDTQIRAINQLLLYRDRQETFGTPLAQRAVKQTNPAEWWIHYGLCAPELQRIAIRVLSQTTSASNCERNWSTFSLIHTKTRNRLKYMRLQKLVFVHYNMRLKLRRTMRRSQREIEEGFNPINLDYIFEEDDPLSQWLEERETPLLDGQDNSNWLNEEVGGTTEGGDQPPINAHDDSSSSPERTQSDDNLGLSPPSDDDGNSGAGAGVGGGGSGGGGGGGVEYNYGYDTGTSFGRDIYPSDPYGLHDIPENYDLGIPPGNQSSQPRRRSARGDPSDSTEDSYGVVRSFGDFGLDGSSSQSYGSHPAYPHYASRDSHFYPSGSGISGSSESSSTHYPEPAPAPTYRHYSGEFSSPVHFQEQQQNDANLGSFNYVFPQGWGDNFPSQSQDTDANYEDPPRHSFWW, encoded by the exons atgtcacgtgatagaggaaatgaaaacttacctagtgaagatattggatggcattttggtactgcggtagacggtaatagacatgttattatgtgtaagttatgtgggaagataatcaaagggggcattacacgcttgaaacaacacttggcacataaaaagggtcaagtagctggatgctcaaatgtgaccacacaagtaagagaacaaatgatgaaacatctacaacagtatgctgagaagaaaagagataaacaaaaaaggcaagaagaagcagaagcccaaattagaggagattttgagaatttcagcgatgaagaagacttggaagaagaaagtatgagattcgctcgacaagaaagcatgcgatcacaacaacaatgggaagagagacaaagatttcgagcaagaacaactggaaggggtaatatttatgaagagggaggtggctctggcagtggtgctaccagtggtttcaatagagcaggagctcgatcttatagtggtcgagaagctggaggtagtggacgacaatggatcaatcctgatgcccctgaagctagactaaaggcaatggatcctattttagaaagaagcaagagtgcgaaacaaccaaaactcaacacaaagttactgaaaggtttaagaagtaaattaggaaaagcggttggaaaattcctaatttataatcggattccagcgaatgtagctgactctccatttatgcagcctatgcttgatattgctgcagaggttggaaagggggtgaagggtccatcaccctatgagatatctgaaatttatttggagcaagagtatcaagaaatgaaaaattatatagcttcttttgctggaatttggaaggaaagaggtgtaacacttatgtgtgatggttggtcaggaccaactagaaaacacattataaactttttagtttattgcgatagaggcaccgtgtttcataaatcagttgatgcctctgatgtgccaagcagaacagctgaatattatttcag attaatggatgaggtggttgaagaaattggagaggagaatgttgtccaagtagtgactgataatgaagctgcaatgaaggcaggaggaaaattattaatgcagaagaggcccaatctctattggacagcatgtgcagctcattgcatagaccttattcttgaagatattggtaagaaaagtaacgtgaagaaggtcttagaagatgcaagaacaataacctcatttatttacaaccacacatggacagtgaatttcatgaagaaattcacaaataatagagagttacttcgccctgccatcactcgatttgccacaaatttcattgctttggagactattgtcaggcataaacaagcactaagggaaatgtttacatctgatgcttggaaaaactcaaggtttggaatggcaaaatcaggcccagcatatgattcgaagaaaattatcttaggcaaagagttttggcaaaaggcctctgatataattaaagtgcaagaacccttggtgaaagttcttaaattggttgatggtgatgaaaaaccaaccatgggcttcatatacgaggcaattgatagggcgaagttggccattcaaaaagattgccggttttacaaagactattggaaaattattgacaaccggtggagttttcagttgcaccaagatttgcacgctgctg ggtattttttgaacccacaatttctttatggtgccccaccctctcctgaagttgctagagaagtcatggatggagttaaaaaagtgataaccaagttggtacccgatatagatactcaaattcgggctattaatcaa ttgttgctatatcgagataggcaagagacttttggaaccccgttggctcaaagggcagtaaaacaaacaaatcctg ctgaatggtggattcattatggcttgtgtgctcctgagctccaaagaatagcaattagagttcttagccagaccacatcagcttcgaactgtgagcgtaattggagcacctttagcctcatccatacgaaaacaagaaatagattaaagtacatgagactacaaaaacttgttttcgtacattacaacatgaggttaaagttaagacgtacaatgagaagaagccaacgagaaattgaagagggtttcaatcctatcaatttggattacattttcgaagaagatgatcctttaagtcaatggttagaggagagagagacaccactactcgacggtcaggacaattcaaattggttaaatgaagaggttggtggtactacagaaggaggtgatcaaccaccaataaacgcgcatgatgattcaagttcaagtcctgaacgcacacaaagtgatgacaatcttggtttgagcccaccaagtgatgatgatggtaatagtggtgctggagctggggttggggggggtggcagtggtggtggtggaggcggcggtgtagaatataattatggatatgatacagggacatcatttggaagggatatatatccttctgatccttatggactacatgacatacctgaaaattatgacttgggtattcctccagggaaccaatcttcacaacccaggagaaggagtgctcgtggtgaccctagcgattctactgaagattcatatggtgtggttcgtagttttggcgactttggtttagatggttcatcatcacaatcatatggatctcatccagcatatccacattatgcatctcgtgactcacatttttatcccagtggatcaggaatctcaggatctagtgagtcttcttctacacactacccagagccagcccctgccccaacttatagacattattcaggagaattttcatcaccagtacattttcaagagcaacaacaaaatgacgcaaacttgggttcatttaactatgtatttccacaaggatggggagataatttcccatcccaatctcaagatacagatgcaaattatgaagaccctccacgtcattctttttggtggtga